The following proteins are encoded in a genomic region of Catellatospora sp. TT07R-123:
- a CDS encoding aldehyde dehydrogenase family protein, whose protein sequence is MDLDTAVAHPGRATPIADRTQLYLDGQWAAPHGTGRIAVVDPTTEQVIAHVPAGDAVDVDRAVAAAKAAFPSWSGLAPAERAAHLDRLHAALSARAADIAATVARELGTPLRVATRVQAGLPLTVLRGYVELAAAPPAPHTVGNSLIVSEPVGVVGAITPWNYPLHQIMAKVAGALAAGCTVVLKPADLTPLVAYLLFDAVHEAQLPPGVVNLVSGPGSTVGGAIAAHPDVDLVSFTGSTATGARISHLAADRIARVALELGGKSANVILDDADLTRAVKTGVANAFLNSGQTCTAWTRMLVHRSRYEEALTLAAQAANAQTLGDPLDEGTRLGPLSSAAQRETVRGYIARGLADGARLVAGGLDAPVPPTGYFVAPTVLADVHPDSTVAQEEIFGPVLVVLPFDDDDEAVAIANNSRYGLAGAVWSADEDRALAVARRLRTGAVDVNGAAFNPLAPFGGYKQSGIGRELGAHGLAEFLETKAIQR, encoded by the coding sequence ATGGATCTCGACACCGCGGTCGCGCATCCCGGACGGGCCACCCCGATCGCCGACCGTACGCAGCTCTACCTCGACGGGCAGTGGGCCGCCCCGCACGGCACCGGCCGCATCGCCGTCGTCGACCCCACCACCGAGCAGGTCATCGCGCACGTGCCCGCCGGGGACGCGGTCGACGTCGACCGGGCCGTGGCCGCCGCGAAAGCGGCGTTCCCGAGCTGGTCGGGGCTGGCCCCGGCCGAACGCGCCGCCCATCTCGACCGGCTGCACGCGGCGCTGAGCGCCCGCGCCGCCGACATCGCCGCCACCGTCGCCCGCGAGCTGGGCACCCCGCTGCGGGTGGCCACCCGGGTCCAGGCCGGACTCCCCCTCACGGTGCTGCGCGGCTATGTGGAGCTGGCCGCCGCGCCGCCCGCCCCGCACACCGTCGGCAACTCGCTGATCGTGTCCGAACCGGTCGGCGTGGTCGGGGCGATCACCCCGTGGAACTACCCGCTGCACCAGATCATGGCCAAGGTGGCCGGGGCGCTGGCGGCGGGCTGCACGGTGGTGCTCAAGCCGGCCGACCTGACCCCGCTGGTGGCGTACCTGCTGTTCGACGCCGTACACGAGGCGCAGCTGCCGCCCGGGGTGGTGAACCTGGTCAGCGGCCCCGGCTCGACCGTCGGCGGCGCCATCGCCGCCCACCCGGACGTGGACCTGGTCTCGTTCACCGGCTCCACCGCCACCGGCGCCCGGATCAGCCACCTCGCCGCCGACCGGATCGCCCGCGTCGCCCTGGAACTGGGCGGCAAGTCCGCCAACGTGATCCTGGACGACGCCGACCTGACCCGCGCGGTCAAGACCGGCGTGGCCAACGCGTTCCTCAACTCCGGCCAGACCTGCACCGCCTGGACCCGCATGCTGGTCCACCGCTCCCGCTACGAGGAGGCGCTGACGCTGGCCGCCCAGGCGGCGAACGCGCAGACCCTCGGCGACCCGCTCGACGAGGGCACCCGCCTCGGCCCGCTGTCCAGCGCGGCCCAGCGCGAGACCGTGCGCGGCTACATCGCCCGAGGGCTGGCCGACGGGGCGCGGCTGGTCGCGGGCGGGCTCGACGCGCCCGTGCCGCCGACCGGCTACTTCGTCGCGCCGACCGTGCTGGCCGACGTGCACCCCGACAGCACCGTCGCCCAGGAGGAGATCTTCGGGCCGGTGCTGGTGGTGCTGCCGTTCGACGACGACGACGAAGCGGTCGCCATCGCCAACAACTCCCGGTACGGCCTGGCCGGGGCCGTCTGGTCGGCCGACGAGGACCGCGCGCTGGCCGTCGCCCGGCGGCTGCGCACCGGGGCCGTGGACGTCAACGGGGCCGCGTTCAACCCGCTCGCGCCGTTCGGCGGGTACAAGCAGTCCGGCATCGGCCGCGAGCTGGGCGCCCACGGGCTGGCCGAGTTCCTGGAGACCAAGGCGATCCAGCGATGA
- a CDS encoding LuxR family transcriptional regulator — MPRGRQRVQEAISDLLVRADAGAGGALLLPGDPGSGRTTLLRDAVSRARDWTVLGVGGLYDEADLPYAALHGLLQPVADQPGALPAHQARVLHRVLTGGGCAGPDRLALSMAVLNLLTALGRERPVLCCVDDADALDRPSLAVLGFAARRLRGQRVAILLTASPGTTLAGVPQLGLDPLDHDAARQLLADLLDDGGAPLDSDDAAALAAVAAGNPQALAELAHSLTPAQREGDAPLPTRLPEDSVLRRAYRERLDRLPADTRWLLLLAAADEETDAAGLLRAARADGVDIAALAPAERQGLVRVSRGAVVFAQPLVRALAYEEAPLARRRAAHLHLAEVLDPGRDRLRRAVHLAAAANGPDPALAEELEHAAAAGGTACGGYSRAATALEHAAQLSDEPVGAAIRLVTAARYAWQSGSPQRARRLLRQARPAARDRTVGESEVLAGEIELRAGATATAADTLLAAADRLAAADRDPADRDLVVRALLRAGEALCFSGDYPRYAEVALRAAKLRRPGDPPYLDVIFEHFAGFAATFLGRHDRAVAPLRRVIDLAGQLDRATTLTCAAASALLLADDIGAHRLAARAAEAARDVGEVCELPLALEMTAYAEYWLGRHEAAAATSLQGLRAARAGGQDNYAADHLGMLAVLAAVRGDRDACLRRVREIELAPGAGRSNRPKALTQWAQAVLDLLGGRPADAVTRIAAIADPVTGRGHVVVQALATPWLVEAAVRADERERALPALDGFESWATATGDPARRALAARCRALLAPRGSAEADERFRAALLLHRSAESDFERARTELLYGQELRRSRRPRDAREHLHRCLETFTRLDMPTWIEQARAELRAAGEAVRAPEVLAAEVLTAQQLQIARLVVDGATNREVAAQLFLSTRTVDHHMRNIFSRLGIRSRIELHKSLT; from the coding sequence ATGCCACGCGGACGCCAGCGCGTCCAGGAGGCCATCTCCGACCTGCTGGTACGAGCCGACGCGGGTGCCGGCGGCGCGCTGCTGCTGCCCGGTGACCCCGGCTCCGGCCGCACCACCCTGCTCCGCGACGCCGTCTCCCGGGCTCGCGACTGGACGGTCCTCGGCGTCGGCGGCCTGTACGACGAGGCCGACCTGCCGTACGCCGCCCTGCACGGCCTGCTGCAACCCGTCGCCGACCAGCCCGGCGCCCTGCCCGCGCACCAGGCCAGGGTGCTGCACCGGGTGCTCACCGGCGGCGGCTGCGCCGGACCCGACCGGCTCGCGCTGTCCATGGCGGTGCTCAACCTGCTCACCGCGCTCGGTCGTGAGCGGCCGGTGCTGTGCTGCGTCGACGACGCCGACGCGCTGGACCGGCCGTCCCTGGCGGTGCTCGGCTTCGCCGCCCGGCGCCTGCGCGGCCAGCGGGTCGCCATCCTGCTCACCGCCAGCCCCGGCACCACGCTGGCGGGCGTGCCGCAGCTCGGGCTCGACCCGCTCGACCACGACGCGGCCCGGCAGCTGCTGGCCGACCTGCTCGACGACGGCGGGGCACCGCTGGACTCCGACGACGCCGCCGCGCTGGCCGCCGTCGCGGCCGGCAACCCGCAGGCGCTGGCCGAGCTCGCGCACAGCCTCACCCCGGCCCAGCGCGAGGGCGACGCGCCGCTGCCGACCCGGCTGCCCGAGGACAGCGTGCTGCGCCGGGCATACCGCGAGCGGCTGGACCGGCTGCCCGCCGACACGCGCTGGCTGCTGCTGCTGGCCGCCGCCGACGAGGAGACCGACGCCGCCGGGCTGCTGCGCGCCGCCCGCGCCGACGGCGTCGACATCGCCGCGCTGGCCCCCGCCGAACGCCAGGGGCTGGTCCGGGTCAGCCGGGGCGCGGTCGTCTTCGCCCAGCCGCTGGTGCGCGCGCTGGCGTACGAGGAGGCGCCGCTGGCCCGCCGCCGCGCCGCCCACCTGCACCTGGCCGAGGTGCTCGACCCCGGCCGCGACCGGCTGCGCCGCGCCGTGCACCTGGCCGCCGCCGCCAACGGGCCCGACCCGGCCCTGGCCGAGGAGCTGGAGCACGCCGCCGCGGCGGGCGGCACGGCCTGCGGCGGCTACTCCCGCGCCGCGACCGCGCTGGAGCACGCCGCGCAGCTGTCCGACGAGCCCGTCGGGGCGGCGATCCGGCTGGTCACCGCCGCCCGGTACGCCTGGCAGTCCGGCAGCCCGCAGCGCGCCCGGCGGCTGCTGCGCCAGGCCCGCCCCGCCGCCCGGGACCGGACCGTGGGCGAGAGCGAGGTGCTGGCCGGGGAGATCGAGCTGCGCGCCGGGGCCACCGCCACCGCCGCCGACACGCTGCTGGCCGCCGCCGACCGGCTCGCCGCCGCCGACCGCGACCCGGCCGACCGCGACCTGGTCGTCCGCGCCCTGCTGCGGGCGGGGGAGGCGCTGTGCTTCTCCGGCGACTACCCCCGCTACGCCGAGGTGGCGCTGCGGGCCGCGAAGCTGCGGCGGCCCGGCGATCCGCCGTACCTCGACGTGATCTTCGAGCACTTCGCGGGCTTCGCGGCGACCTTCCTCGGGCGGCACGACCGAGCCGTGGCCCCGCTGCGGCGGGTCATCGACCTGGCCGGGCAGCTCGACCGGGCCACCACCCTGACCTGCGCCGCCGCCAGCGCGCTGCTGCTGGCCGACGACATCGGCGCGCACCGGCTGGCCGCCCGCGCCGCCGAGGCGGCCCGTGACGTCGGCGAGGTGTGCGAGCTGCCGCTCGCGCTGGAGATGACCGCGTACGCCGAGTACTGGCTCGGCCGCCACGAGGCCGCCGCCGCCACCAGCCTCCAGGGGCTGCGCGCCGCGCGCGCCGGCGGCCAGGACAACTACGCCGCCGACCACCTCGGGATGCTCGCGGTGCTCGCCGCCGTACGCGGCGACCGCGACGCCTGCCTGCGCCGCGTCCGCGAGATCGAGCTGGCGCCCGGCGCGGGCCGGTCCAACCGCCCCAAGGCGCTCACCCAGTGGGCCCAGGCCGTGCTCGACCTGCTCGGCGGCCGCCCCGCCGACGCGGTCACCCGCATCGCCGCCATCGCCGACCCGGTCACCGGGCGCGGGCACGTGGTGGTCCAGGCGCTGGCGACCCCGTGGCTGGTCGAGGCGGCCGTACGCGCCGACGAGCGCGAACGTGCCCTGCCCGCCCTGGACGGCTTCGAGAGCTGGGCCACCGCCACCGGCGACCCGGCCCGCCGGGCGCTGGCCGCCCGCTGCCGGGCCCTGCTCGCCCCGCGCGGCAGCGCCGAGGCCGACGAGCGGTTCCGTGCGGCCCTGCTGCTGCACCGGTCGGCCGAATCGGACTTCGAGCGCGCCCGCACCGAGCTGCTGTACGGCCAGGAGCTGCGGCGCAGCCGCCGCCCCCGCGACGCCCGCGAGCACCTGCACCGGTGCCTGGAGACGTTCACCCGGCTGGACATGCCGACGTGGATCGAGCAGGCGCGGGCCGAGCTGCGCGCCGCCGGGGAGGCGGTGCGGGCGCCGGAGGTGCTCGCGGCCGAGGTGCTGACGGCGCAGCAGCTCCAGATCGCCCGGCTGGTCGTCGACGGGGCGACGAACCGGGAGGTGGCCGCGCAGCTGTTCCTGAGCACCCGCACCGTGGACCACCACATGCGCAACATCTTCAGCAGGCTGGGCATCCGCTCCCGCATCGAACTCCACAAATCTCTGACCTGA
- a CDS encoding acetyl-CoA C-acetyltransferase — MPEAVVVAAARTPIGRANKGSLVGVRPDDLAVTAVRAALAAVPQLDPRELDDLVLGCGQPAGEQGHNLGRVVAVLLGLDRLPGTTVNRYCASSLQSTRMALHAIRAGEGDAFLSVGVELVSHYGNGRSDGMPGTRNPVFDDAVARSERRAAEGAEPWHDPRADGALPDVYIAMGQTAENVAERYGVSRQEQDEFACRSQNLAEQAIAAGFWAREITPVTRPDGTVVSADDGPRAGVTMAALAGLAPSFRPGGTVTAGNCCPLNDGAAAVVVMSDKRARELGVTPLARIVSTGLSALSPEVMGMGPVEASRMALARAGMSVTDVDLVEINEAFAAQVVPSARELGLDWDRLNVNGGAIAVGHPFGMTGARITTTLLNSLTWHDKTIGLETMCAAGGQGMAMILERLS; from the coding sequence GTGCCTGAAGCTGTCGTGGTGGCCGCGGCCCGCACGCCGATCGGCCGCGCCAACAAGGGCTCGCTGGTCGGCGTACGCCCTGACGACCTGGCCGTGACCGCGGTGCGCGCCGCCCTGGCCGCCGTGCCGCAGCTCGACCCGCGCGAGCTCGACGACCTGGTGCTCGGCTGCGGCCAGCCCGCGGGCGAGCAGGGCCACAACCTGGGCCGCGTCGTCGCGGTGCTGCTGGGGCTGGACCGGCTGCCCGGCACCACGGTCAACCGGTACTGCGCCTCGTCGCTCCAGTCCACCCGCATGGCCCTGCACGCGATCCGGGCCGGGGAGGGCGACGCGTTCCTGTCCGTCGGCGTCGAGCTGGTCTCCCACTACGGCAACGGCCGCAGCGACGGCATGCCCGGCACCCGCAACCCGGTCTTCGACGACGCCGTCGCGCGCAGCGAGCGGCGCGCGGCCGAGGGCGCCGAGCCGTGGCACGACCCGCGCGCGGACGGCGCACTGCCCGATGTGTACATCGCCATGGGCCAGACCGCCGAGAACGTGGCCGAGCGCTACGGCGTCTCCCGGCAGGAGCAGGACGAGTTCGCCTGCCGCTCGCAGAACCTCGCCGAGCAGGCCATCGCGGCAGGCTTCTGGGCCCGCGAGATCACGCCCGTGACCAGGCCGGACGGCACCGTGGTCAGCGCCGACGACGGCCCGCGCGCCGGGGTCACCATGGCCGCGCTGGCCGGGCTGGCGCCGTCGTTCCGGCCCGGCGGCACGGTGACGGCGGGCAACTGCTGCCCGCTCAACGACGGCGCCGCCGCCGTGGTGGTCATGTCGGACAAGCGAGCCCGCGAGCTGGGCGTCACCCCGCTGGCCCGGATCGTGTCCACCGGCCTGTCCGCGCTGTCGCCCGAGGTCATGGGCATGGGCCCGGTCGAGGCGTCCCGGATGGCACTGGCCCGTGCCGGGATGTCCGTCACGGACGTCGACCTGGTCGAGATCAACGAGGCGTTCGCGGCGCAGGTGGTGCCCAGCGCCCGCGAGCTCGGCCTGGACTGGGACCGGCTCAACGTCAACGGCGGCGCGATCGCGGTCGGCCACCCGTTCGGCATGACCGGCGCCCGCATCACCACCACCCTGCTCAACTCCCTGACCTGGCACGACAAGACCATCGGCCTCGAAACCATGTGCGCCGCCGGCGGCCAGGGCATGGCCATGATCCTGGAACGCCTGTCATAA
- a CDS encoding zinc-binding dehydrogenase, whose amino-acid sequence MTRVRALVCREPGAALEVTGIELPAPGPGEVRVRIAAAGVCHSDLSMVNGTLSAPYPLVLGHEAAGVVVEAGPGARVGVGAHVVLDWAPPCRTCWFCTHEQPWLCETGGTPAALRGSLDGQPLHVTLGLGALAEEVVAPDTAVIEVPAALPFADAALLGCAVLTGTGAVHRTAGVRPGESVLVIGLGGVGLAAVMAARAAGADPVIAADLSEAKRELALAAGATHFLISGDELSSGVRALTGRRGADHALECVGRAAAIRAAWRATRRGGAVTVVGMGAKDDLLTLGALEIFHNARTLRASVYGSSDPDRDVPALAEAVLDGTLDLSPLVTDRITLDEAPDAFTRMSRGEGARSIIQFP is encoded by the coding sequence ATGACCCGGGTACGGGCCCTGGTGTGCCGCGAACCCGGCGCGGCCCTGGAGGTCACCGGCATCGAACTGCCCGCGCCGGGGCCGGGCGAGGTGCGGGTGCGCATCGCCGCCGCCGGGGTGTGCCACTCCGACCTGTCGATGGTCAACGGGACGCTGTCGGCGCCGTACCCGCTGGTCCTCGGGCATGAGGCGGCCGGGGTCGTGGTCGAGGCCGGGCCCGGGGCGCGGGTCGGCGTCGGCGCGCACGTGGTGCTCGACTGGGCGCCGCCGTGCCGGACCTGCTGGTTCTGCACGCACGAGCAGCCGTGGCTGTGCGAGACCGGCGGCACCCCGGCCGCGCTGCGCGGCAGCCTCGACGGGCAGCCGCTGCACGTCACCCTGGGGCTCGGCGCGCTGGCCGAGGAGGTCGTCGCGCCGGACACCGCCGTGATCGAGGTGCCCGCCGCGCTGCCGTTCGCGGACGCGGCGCTGCTCGGGTGCGCCGTGCTGACCGGGACCGGGGCCGTGCACCGCACCGCCGGAGTGCGTCCCGGCGAGTCGGTGCTGGTCATCGGGCTCGGCGGGGTCGGGCTGGCGGCCGTCATGGCGGCTCGGGCGGCGGGGGCCGATCCGGTCATCGCCGCCGACCTGTCCGAGGCCAAGCGGGAGCTGGCCCTGGCGGCGGGCGCGACCCACTTCCTGATCTCGGGCGACGAGCTGTCCTCGGGGGTACGGGCGCTGACCGGGCGGCGCGGCGCCGATCACGCGCTGGAGTGCGTGGGGCGGGCGGCGGCGATCCGGGCGGCGTGGCGGGCCACCCGGCGCGGCGGCGCGGTGACCGTGGTCGGGATGGGTGCCAAGGACGATCTGCTCACGCTCGGCGCGCTGGAGATCTTCCACAACGCGCGTACGCTGCGCGCCTCGGTGTACGGCTCGTCCGACCCCGACCGCGACGTGCCCGCGCTGGCCGAGGCCGTGCTGGACGGCACCCTCGACCTGTCACCGCTGGTCACCGACCGCATCACGCTGGACGAGGCCCCCGACGCGTTCACCCGCATGTCGCGCGGCGAGGGTGCCCGCTCCATCATCCAGTTCCCCTGA
- the fabG gene encoding 3-oxoacyl-ACP reductase FabG, with product MSERFDGRVAVVTGAAQGIGAATARRLAADGAKVAVVDLSGEKAEATAAEIGAGAIGIACDVTDEAAVRAMTERVVEAFGRLDILVNNAGITRDDLLHKMSYADWNAVLHTNLTSMFLCCQAAQQHMVAARYGKIVNLSSRSALGNRGQANYAAAKAGVQGLTATLAIELGPFGITVNAVAPGYVATAMTAATAQRVGSTPEAHQAWAAEHTPLRRVAQPEEIASVVAFLSSDDSSFVTGQTLYVNGGAR from the coding sequence ATGAGCGAACGATTCGACGGACGGGTCGCGGTGGTGACCGGGGCCGCGCAGGGGATCGGGGCCGCCACCGCGCGGCGGCTGGCCGCTGACGGGGCCAAGGTGGCCGTGGTGGATCTGAGCGGCGAGAAGGCCGAGGCGACGGCGGCGGAGATCGGGGCGGGGGCGATCGGGATCGCGTGCGACGTCACCGACGAAGCCGCGGTCCGGGCGATGACCGAGCGGGTCGTGGAGGCCTTCGGGCGGCTGGACATCCTGGTCAACAACGCCGGGATCACCCGCGACGACCTGCTGCACAAGATGAGCTACGCCGACTGGAACGCGGTGCTGCACACCAACCTGACCAGCATGTTCCTGTGCTGCCAGGCGGCGCAGCAGCACATGGTGGCGGCGCGGTACGGCAAGATCGTCAACCTGAGCAGCCGCTCGGCGCTGGGCAACCGGGGCCAGGCCAACTACGCCGCCGCCAAGGCCGGGGTGCAGGGCCTGACCGCCACGCTCGCCATCGAGCTGGGCCCGTTCGGCATCACCGTCAACGCCGTCGCCCCCGGGTACGTCGCCACCGCCATGACCGCCGCCACCGCGCAGCGCGTCGGCTCCACCCCCGAGGCGCACCAGGCGTGGGCCGCCGAGCACACCCCGCTGCGCCGGGTCGCCCAGCCCGAGGAGATCGCCTCGGTGGTCGCGTTCCTGAGCAGCGACGACTCCTCGTTCGTGACCGGCCAGACGCTGTACGTCAACGGCGGCGCCCGCTAA
- a CDS encoding TetR/AcrR family transcriptional regulator, translating into MAGTDGRVDGRTARAERTRAAIVDAHLALIAEGDLRPTGERIAERAGVSLRALWTNFADMETLFEASGRRVLAQQDAAFQPVPPGLPLRRRVDGFCAQRVRLLQLIAPMARAAQLREPYSAQLHRNRLKHIERVREEVEALFAPELEMAGAGRDQLLHALIASTMWPAWAMLRDGLGLDEEQAAAVMARTVTALLLNAMATGLG; encoded by the coding sequence ATGGCTGGCACCGACGGGCGGGTCGACGGGCGGACGGCGCGGGCCGAGCGGACCCGGGCGGCCATCGTCGACGCGCACCTGGCGCTGATCGCCGAGGGCGACCTGCGGCCGACCGGCGAGCGCATCGCCGAGCGGGCCGGGGTGTCGCTGCGCGCGCTGTGGACCAACTTCGCCGACATGGAGACGCTGTTCGAGGCCAGCGGCCGCCGGGTGCTGGCCCAGCAGGACGCGGCGTTCCAGCCGGTGCCGCCGGGGCTGCCGCTGCGGCGGCGGGTGGACGGGTTCTGCGCCCAGCGGGTGCGGCTGCTCCAGCTCATCGCGCCGATGGCGCGGGCGGCCCAGCTGCGCGAGCCGTACTCGGCGCAGCTGCACCGCAACCGGCTCAAGCACATCGAGCGGGTGCGCGAGGAGGTCGAGGCGCTGTTCGCGCCCGAGCTGGAGATGGCGGGCGCCGGTCGCGACCAGCTGCTGCACGCGCTGATCGCCTCGACCATGTGGCCCGCCTGGGCGATGCTGCGCGACGGGCTGGGGCTGGACGAGGAGCAGGCGGCGGCGGTCATGGCGCGTACGGTCACGGCGCTGCTGCTCAACGCCATGGCGACGGGCCTGGGCTGA
- a CDS encoding TetR/AcrR family transcriptional regulator gives MPRPSQALLSRQRIVETAARLIDADGLETFSTRRLAAELGVRGPSLYNHFAGKDEILDAVADAVIAEVDVTVFATHGWREALLGWGTSYRDALAEHPNIVPYLAQGPGRRPAALAMADAVYGGLVKAGWPPARATHIGAVMRYLVAGSALGSFARGFVEDPELYAAHYPHLSQAHRLAGHQRSVDEGAFRLGLQALITGLAAEYEATVGPLPPLEPGADTYYSRNLQR, from the coding sequence ATGCCCCGCCCGAGCCAGGCGCTGCTGAGCCGGCAGCGCATCGTCGAGACGGCGGCCCGGCTGATCGACGCCGACGGACTGGAGACGTTCTCCACCCGCCGCCTGGCCGCCGAGCTGGGGGTGCGCGGGCCGTCGCTGTACAACCACTTCGCCGGCAAGGACGAGATCCTGGACGCCGTCGCCGACGCGGTGATCGCCGAGGTCGACGTGACGGTCTTCGCCACCCACGGCTGGCGCGAGGCGCTGCTGGGCTGGGGCACGTCCTACCGCGACGCGCTCGCCGAGCACCCGAACATCGTCCCGTACCTGGCCCAGGGGCCGGGGCGGCGCCCGGCGGCGCTGGCCATGGCCGACGCGGTCTACGGCGGCCTGGTCAAGGCGGGCTGGCCGCCCGCGCGGGCCACCCACATCGGCGCGGTCATGCGCTACCTGGTCGCCGGCTCCGCGCTCGGCTCGTTCGCCCGCGGCTTCGTCGAGGACCCCGAGCTGTACGCGGCCCACTACCCGCACCTGAGCCAGGCCCACCGCCTGGCCGGGCACCAGCGCAGCGTCGACGAGGGCGCCTTCCGGCTGGGCCTGCAGGCCCTCATCACCGGCCTGGCCGCCGAGTACGAGGCGACCGTCGGCCCCCTCCCGCCTCTGGAGCCGGGCGCCGACACGTACTACAGTCGAAACTTGCAGCGCTAG
- a CDS encoding acyl-CoA dehydrogenase family protein, translating into MDLTLSAEHTALRRLAADWVDREVVPHAAAWDRAESVDRGVVRRLGELGFLGLTVPAELGGSGGDHLAYCLVLEELGRGDSAVRGLVSVSLGLVAKPIAAYGTPEQRGRWLPGLCAGELLGCFGLTEPGTGSDAGSLATRAVRDGDGWTVHGSKVFITNGTWADVVLLFARTGEPGPRGVTAFLVPADTPGLVRREIHGKLGLRGQPTAELVFDGVRIPDGARLGEVGQGFRIAMSTLDKGRMSVAAGCVGIAQGCLDAAVAYAKQRTQFGRPIAGFQLVQQLLARIAVDTAAARLLVWQVADLADRHEPFATQASMAKLYASEAAVRCANDALQVFGGYGYVDEYPVGKYLRDARVTTLYEGTSQIQQLLIGRALTGVNAFV; encoded by the coding sequence GTGGACCTGACACTGTCTGCCGAACACACCGCGCTGCGGCGCCTGGCCGCCGACTGGGTCGACCGCGAGGTCGTCCCGCACGCCGCGGCCTGGGACCGGGCCGAGAGCGTCGACCGCGGCGTGGTCCGGCGCCTCGGCGAGCTCGGCTTCCTCGGCCTGACCGTCCCGGCGGAGCTGGGCGGCAGCGGCGGCGACCACCTGGCGTACTGCCTGGTGCTGGAGGAGCTGGGCCGGGGCGACTCGGCCGTGCGCGGGCTGGTCTCGGTCTCGCTCGGGCTGGTCGCCAAGCCGATCGCCGCGTACGGCACACCCGAGCAGCGCGGACGCTGGCTGCCCGGACTCTGCGCGGGCGAGCTGCTCGGCTGCTTCGGGCTGACCGAGCCCGGCACCGGCTCCGACGCCGGGTCGCTGGCCACGCGGGCGGTGCGCGACGGGGACGGCTGGACCGTGCACGGTTCGAAGGTGTTCATCACCAACGGGACCTGGGCCGACGTGGTGCTGCTGTTCGCGCGTACCGGCGAGCCGGGTCCGCGCGGGGTGACCGCGTTCCTGGTGCCGGCCGACACGCCGGGCCTGGTCCGGCGCGAGATCCACGGCAAGCTCGGGCTGCGCGGGCAGCCCACGGCCGAGCTGGTCTTCGACGGCGTACGGATTCCCGACGGCGCCCGCCTCGGCGAGGTCGGCCAGGGCTTCCGCATCGCGATGTCGACCCTGGACAAGGGCCGGATGTCGGTCGCCGCAGGCTGCGTCGGCATCGCCCAGGGCTGCCTGGACGCCGCCGTCGCCTACGCGAAGCAGCGCACCCAGTTCGGGCGGCCCATCGCGGGCTTCCAGCTCGTGCAGCAGCTGCTCGCCCGCATCGCCGTCGACACCGCCGCGGCGCGGCTGCTGGTCTGGCAGGTCGCCGACCTGGCCGACCGGCACGAGCCGTTCGCCACGCAGGCGTCGATGGCCAAGCTGTACGCCAGCGAGGCCGCCGTCCGCTGCGCCAACGACGCGCTCCAGGTCTTCGGCGGGTACGGCTACGTCGACGAGTACCCGGTCGGCAAGTACCTGCGCGACGCCCGCGTCACCACCCTCTACGAGGGCACCAGCCAGATCCAGCAACTCCTCATCGGCCGCGCCCTGACCGGCGTGAACGCCTTCGTCTGA